A single region of the Leptodactylus fuscus isolate aLepFus1 chromosome 5, aLepFus1.hap2, whole genome shotgun sequence genome encodes:
- the CHRM2 gene encoding muscarinic acetylcholine receptor M2 produces MNNTSFTNVSTDNRTMMGSPYKTVEVVFIVIVAGSLSLVTIIGNILVMVSIKVNRHLQTVNNYFLFSLACADLIIGVFSMNLYTLYTVIGYWPLGPVVCDLWLALDYVVSNASVMNLLIISFDRYFCVTKPLTYPVRRTTKMAGMMIAAAWVLSFILWAPAILFWQFIVGGRTVKEGECYIQFFSNAAVTFGTAIAAFYLPVIIMTILYWQISRASKSRIKKDKKEPTTNQDPISPSNVQGKIVKPNNNNLSAIEDGLDHSKIQNGKASRDSVTENCVPAEGEEKEISNDSTSVSVVGSNPKEDGSAKDVPQASGSQTIPKVENSKLACIRIVTKSQKGDCGSTSGTTIEIVPGTNGRKDKQNIVARKIVKMTKQPAKKKIPPSREKKVTRTILAILLAFIITWTPYNVMVLINTFCDVCVPNTVWTIGYWLCYINSTINPACYALCNTTFKKTFKHLLMCQYKNIGSAR; encoded by the coding sequence ATGAATAACACTAGCTTCACCAATGTGTCCACCGACAACAGGACCATGATGGGGAGTCCTTACAAGACTGTCGAGGTTGTGTTCATTGTCATTGTGGCTGGATCCCTTAGCCTGGTGACCATTATTGGAAATATCCTGGTAATGGTCTCCATCAAAGTAAATCGGCATCTACAGACTGTCAACAACTATTTTCTCTTCAGCTTGGCATGTGCCGATTTAATTATCGGGGTATTCTCCATGAACCTCTACACTTTGTACACTGTGATCGGTTACTGGCCATTAGGGCCTGTGGTTTGTGACCTGTGGTTGGCCCTGGACTACGTTGTCAGCAACGCCTCGGTCATGAATCTCCTCATCATCAGCTTTGACCGATATTTCTGCGTCACGAAACCGCTGACCTACCCGGTGAGAAGAACCACCAAAATGGCTGGCATGATGATTGCTGCAGCTTGGGTGTTGTCCTTTATCCTGTGGGCACCCGCCATACTCTTCTGGCAATTCATTGTCGGTGGGCGAACTGTAAAAGAAGGTGAATGCTACATTCAGTTCTTTTCCAACGCTGCCGTCACATTTGGCACTGCGATTGCAGCGTTCTACTTACCAGTCATTATCATGACCATATTGTATTGGCAAATATCCCGTGCCAGTAAGAGTAGAATAAAGAAAGACAAGAAGGAACCAACCACCAATCAAGATCCCATCTCTCCGAGCAACGTCCAAGGAAAGATAGTCAAACCAAACAATAACAACCTCTCGGCCATTGAAGATGGCTTGGATCACAGCAAAATCCAGAATGGAAAAGCCTCTCGAGATTCCGTCACTGAAAATTGTGTCCCCGCAGAAGGAGAGGAGAAAGAGATCTCCAACGACTCCACCTCCGTAAGCGTGGTAGGTTCAAATCCAAAGGAAGACGGAAGTGCCAAAGATGTTCCTCAAGCTTCAGGATCTCAAACTATTCCAAAAGTCGAGAACTCCAAGCTGGCATGTATAAGAATCGTAACGAAATCTCAAAAGGGCGATTGTGGGTCTACAAGTGGCACCACCATCGAGATTGTCCCTGGAACAAATGGTCGGAAAGATAAGCAGAACATCGTAGCCCGGAAAATTGTTAAGATGACAAAACAGCCGGCCAAAAAGAAAATCCCACCCTCCAGAGAAAAGAAAGTGACGAGGACTATCTTGGCTATACTCCTAGCTTTTATCATAACCTGGACACCTTATAACGTCATGGTTTTAATCAACACTTTTTGTGACGTATGTGTGCCCAACACAGTGTGGACCATTGGCTACTGGCTATGCTATATCAACAGTACCATCAACCCCGCCTGCTATGCCCTCTGCAATACCACCTTTAAGAAAACTTTCAAACACCTTCTAATGTGTCAGTACAAAAACATTGGTTCGGCAAGGTAA